The genomic stretch GCAGTTCCCTTATGGTTCGGGCCGTTGCGCTGTCCGCGGACACCGGAGCCGGGATGGTGAAGAGGCCGAAGAAACTCAAGGCGTCGCCCCTGTACCAGGTGAGCAGAATGCCAAGAACCGGTATAGCGACAAGCAGCGCGTAAAGCATGAGATGTGCGATCTTAGCCACCCATCTTTCCAGCTCTGACATTTCCTGCGGTAGCCCCGGCGTTCCCAGCGTGAGCCGCAGGCCGACGCGCATCACAACCAGCGCAAAAAGCAGCAGCCCAAACGAGACGTGAAACCACCAGACGAACGCGCGACCGGGGCTGGCGCGGGGGAAGATATCGGCGAGATAAGTCAGGACGTAAAGGCCGATGACCAGTACAAACACGACCCAATGAATGGCTTTCTGGGAGCTGGTATAGCTAAGGTTCATTGGAACATTCCAGTTCAGGCAAATCTTTACGCGGCAGCGATCTTGTCAGAGCCCTCGGGCGGACAGCTGGCGTATCGTGGTTGCGAAGACACCTTTGAGGACCAACGGCATGTGATAATTTCATTTGTCGACCACGCTTTCGGATAGCCAATCCTAGCAGCGTGGCGAACACTTGGCTCATCGAACCTGTCAGGACGCTGACAATCGTAGAGCCGGAATGCTTCAGCTACGGAATCAACGATCGGCGCGGGGGATGGCTTTGCGGCAATCAGGCAAGCCTCTGCGTCCAGTTCGGGCAGCATCGAAACAGGGACCTCGGCTCCCTTCGGTTGTCCGCAGTGCAATTCAGTTCACCCTGTTTGTCGGTCGGATGAAGTCTGCCCGGTCCGCCGTCCGAGCACCTTGCGCTAGCGCAAAGTTGCGCCGGGTCGTGGGCGCTATTTTGTAGGCCGAAGTCTTTCCAGGAAGGCAAGCAGGCAGAAAGGGAACGCGCATGCCATACAATCTCAAGGATGAACCTGCCGAAGCCTGGCGGTTCGCCATTTCCTTTCTTGTGGACCGAGAGCGGAGCAAAGCTGCCAAAAGAGAATTTTGGGCGCAGGGTCCGCACAAATGCGCGGGAATCTTGCACGACCTGGGTTTAACGCGAGCCGAGTTCGACGACGCCATGCGGCTCCCTTATGCCTCGGAAGACCTGCTTACGCCGGCCATGCGTTCGGTCGGCATTGATCCAGACAGCTTTCAAACCTTGGAGGCTACACGCGGCGGCATGTCGCGCACCTGCATGACCTGCCCACATCGTCGCGAGTGCCGTGGTCTGCTGGCCGTGTTCGATTTTGAAAACCACTATCAGGAATTCTGCCCCAACAGCCGGGGTTTCGCAAAGCTTCTGGAAGGAGGACGCACCTGATTTAGATGCGCGGTTGTTGGTGAAGGGCCTATGCCAGGCAGCAGCCGCAGTTCTTGCTTTCTCTTTGCCCCATCGCAACGAGCACTCCAGAAATTCAGGCAGAATATCCGCGACCAATGCGCGGATTAGCAGCCATGAAACGCAGATTCAGCGATGAGATGACGATGGACGAAATCATGCGGATGTCGCCCGCCGTCATCCGGATCCTGCTTCAAAACGGCATACTTTGCGTCGGCTGTCCGATTGCATCGTTTCACACGATTTCGGATGCGGCGCGCGAGCATGAGCTCGACGAAGAAAAACTGGGCTGCGAGCTGAGGACTGCGGTTGACGGTTCCGACTAGCCTTTCTGCGTCCTGCCTTCGGCGATCAGCAGGAGCTGATGCGGCGCGACCACGGTCACCTTCTGGCGTCCGCTTTTGACCAGCTGCTGGTCTTCCCAGGCTGATAGCAATCGGCTCACCGTGAACAGCGTCGTTCCGGTCATCTCGGCTATGTTCTGGCGGGTAATCGGGAAGTCGATCAGGATGCCTTCTTCCGTCTTCTTGCCCGCCTGCTTGACGAGTTTGAGCAGGGCATGGGCGACGCGCTGCTCCACCTGTTCCGTGGCCATCTCGATGACGCGTGTGTGTGCGTCCTGCAGCCTGCTGCCGACGGTCTTATAGGTATTGGTCCCAAAACGAGGATAATCGGCGGCAAAAGTCGGCCACAGGACGCTCGGCCAGGCAAGAACCACACAATCGACGGCAGCAATGGCATTTGCCGGATAGGTGGCTCGGCCCAGTGCGTGAGCGATCCCCATCAACTCGCCCGGACTGATGTAGCGTACCGTCACCTCCTGACCTTCCGGGGTCGATTTGACGACGCGCACATGGCCATCGAGTAACAGGAAAAACGAGTGCGCTTCCTGCTCCTGCTCAAACACAGGCTGGTCCTTGGCGATCCGCAGCGACCTGGCCTGGCCGACAATGCTCTCGAGATCCGCCGCGCGCAGCCCTTCAAAAACCGGAAGCCCGGCAATAAGCGATGGATCGAGGCTACCCACGTGCGCCTGCTTTGAAATCGAAAGGCATTCAATAGATCCATCGCTAACCGATCACCGACTGTGTCATGGGCGGCCGACGAGCAGCAAGAGGCATCCGCGTTTCCGGAAATTCTCATCCGTGTTTGCGCAACGGCAAATTGAGCTTGCTCCATTCAGGATAGAACCCCTGGATTGGCCGCCGCCGATCCATCCTTTCTCATCGGCCGGCCGTCGTTGTCTTAGGAGATGTCATGGCAATTCCACGCACGCGTCCGGGCGCCTACCCGGCCATTCTCTCCTACGGCTTCCGGCCATTCTTCTTGCTCGGCTCGCTCTTTGGCGGCGGGGCGATCCTCTTCTGGCTGCCATTGTATTACGGCAAGCTCGAGACCTTCAGCGCCTTCTCGCCAGTGGACTGGCATGTGCATGAGTTGCTGTTCGGCTATCTGGCAGCGGTCGTGACCGGCTTCCTGCTGACTGCAATACCGAACTGGACCGGTAGGCTGCCTTTGCAGGGGCTGCCGCTGCTTGCCCTGGTGGTGCTCTGGGGTACCGGGAGGCTGGTCGTCTTCTGTTCAGTGCAGACGGGCTGGGTGCTCGCCGCCGTCATCGACTGCGCCTTCCTTCTAGCGGTTGTTACCGCCGCCGCGGTGGAAATCGTGGCGGGCAGGAACTGGAGAAACCTCAAGGTCCTGCTCCCGGTGACGGTGCTTCTTGCGGCAAACATGATGTTTCATGCCGAGGCGCATTATCAAGGCGTGACGGACACCAGCCGCCGGCTCGCCCTTGGCGCCGC from Mesorhizobium sp. 113-3-3 encodes the following:
- a CDS encoding cytochrome b, which codes for MNLSYTSSQKAIHWVVFVLVIGLYVLTYLADIFPRASPGRAFVWWFHVSFGLLLFALVVMRVGLRLTLGTPGLPQEMSELERWVAKIAHLMLYALLVAIPVLGILLTWYRGDALSFFGLFTIPAPVSADSATARTIRELHSLCANLILILAGLHAAAALWHHYVRRDDVLKRMLPGTSGS
- a CDS encoding DUF1858 domain-containing protein, whose translation is MKRRFSDEMTMDEIMRMSPAVIRILLQNGILCVGCPIASFHTISDAAREHELDEEKLGCELRTAVDGSD
- a CDS encoding Crp/Fnr family transcriptional regulator, whose translation is MGSLDPSLIAGLPVFEGLRAADLESIVGQARSLRIAKDQPVFEQEQEAHSFFLLLDGHVRVVKSTPEGQEVTVRYISPGELMGIAHALGRATYPANAIAAVDCVVLAWPSVLWPTFAADYPRFGTNTYKTVGSRLQDAHTRVIEMATEQVEQRVAHALLKLVKQAGKKTEEGILIDFPITRQNIAEMTGTTLFTVSRLLSAWEDQQLVKSGRQKVTVVAPHQLLLIAEGRTQKG